One segment of Methanolinea mesophila DNA contains the following:
- a CDS encoding anthranilate synthase component II, translating into MKVLIVDCFDSFTYNLVQQVGRLGATPVVMTCDASFREIAGSAFDRIILSPGPGKPEDSGLCLEVLHSMSRSVPTLGVCLGHQAICYTFGGEVVRAAHLVHGKVSTIVHDGQDLFSGVCNPFTATRYHSLIAERESLPSELEVCATSRDDGYVMGVRHRRFPIRGVQFHPESILTQEGDRILSNFLASTAVCA; encoded by the coding sequence ATGAAAGTCCTCATCGTCGACTGTTTCGACAGCTTCACCTATAACCTCGTGCAGCAGGTAGGCAGGCTCGGTGCCACCCCCGTGGTAATGACCTGCGACGCATCTTTTCGCGAGATTGCGGGAAGCGCATTCGATCGGATAATCCTCTCACCCGGGCCGGGTAAACCGGAGGATTCCGGGTTATGCCTCGAGGTCCTCCACTCGATGAGCAGGTCCGTACCCACCCTGGGGGTCTGCCTGGGGCACCAGGCCATCTGCTATACCTTCGGAGGCGAGGTAGTACGCGCAGCCCACCTGGTCCATGGCAAGGTATCCACTATCGTTCACGACGGGCAGGACCTCTTTTCCGGGGTGTGCAACCCGTTCACCGCCACCCGCTATCATTCTCTGATAGCGGAGCGGGAGAGCCTTCCCTCAGAACTTGAAGTATGCGCCACGAGCAGGGATGACGGATACGTGATGGGAGTCCGGCATCGGCGCTTTCCCATACGCGGGGTTCAGTTCCACCCGGAAAGCATCCTAACGCAGGAAGGAGACCGGATCCTCTCCAATTTCCTTGCCTCCACGGCGGTGTGCGCATGA
- a CDS encoding indole-3-glycerol phosphate synthase TrpC yields the protein MILDDILSRTAERVESIPRARGEYSRGTCRSLEASIRDVKYSPSPRHAIIAELKFSSPSRGSIRPYSDPRGLALEFVQNGCIALSVHTEPHYFHGSPEDLHAVREAVAVPVLRKDFIIDDRQLEESLDMGADAVLLISGVLKEKLPSFVERCAELGIEPLVEVRDRKDTEIALQSGARIIGINNRDLTTLQVSLRPTIRLGEMIRRSGRLVVSESGILWPYDVRLLKDYCDAYLIGTSLMRSPSPAKALEGFVFG from the coding sequence ATGATCCTCGATGATATCCTCTCCCGGACCGCCGAACGGGTCGAGTCAATCCCCCGGGCGAGGGGGGAGTACAGCAGGGGAACGTGCAGGAGCCTTGAGGCTTCGATACGTGACGTGAAATATTCTCCCTCGCCGAGGCACGCGATAATCGCCGAGTTGAAGTTCTCCTCGCCCAGCAGAGGCTCCATCCGCCCGTACTCCGATCCCCGGGGGCTGGCGCTCGAGTTCGTGCAGAACGGATGCATCGCCCTGTCGGTCCATACCGAACCTCATTATTTCCATGGATCTCCGGAGGACCTGCACGCGGTCAGGGAGGCGGTGGCGGTGCCGGTACTTCGGAAAGACTTCATTATCGACGACCGGCAGCTCGAGGAGAGCCTCGATATGGGCGCGGACGCGGTGCTGCTCATATCGGGGGTATTGAAAGAAAAGCTGCCCTCCTTTGTCGAACGATGTGCAGAACTCGGGATCGAACCCCTTGTTGAAGTCCGGGACAGGAAAGATACCGAGATTGCCCTTCAATCCGGGGCCCGGATCATCGGTATCAACAACCGTGACCTTACCACGCTGCAGGTGAGTCTGCGCCCGACCATCAGGCTGGGAGAGATGATCAGGAGATCCGGACGACTGGTGGTCTCGGAGAGCGGAATTCTCTGGCCCTATGACGTCAGGTTGCTGAAGGACTACTGCGATGCCTACCTTATCGGGACATCGCTGATGCGTTCGCCGAGTCCGGCCAAGGCCCTGGAGGGATTCGTATTCGGGTAA
- a CDS encoding META domain-containing protein, giving the protein MKLFILCVSTCVLLALLVAGCTTPTPPVTPTATPTPTETFTPVPTTAAAPVIDPALLGTWTLQQMYVQGSGDPITAFNVPITATFDNQSNLYGNGGCNNYNGAYTLSGGTNEFGKDIRIGPLISTLMYCESTSSTESMYLGIMNSATSYAVPNPQTLSIRDPSGNTLVFTM; this is encoded by the coding sequence ATGAAATTATTCATACTTTGTGTCAGCACTTGTGTGCTCCTCGCATTGCTCGTGGCAGGATGCACTACACCGACCCCGCCGGTTACTCCCACGGCGACACCTACCCCGACAGAGACCTTTACCCCCGTTCCCACCACCGCCGCTGCTCCTGTTATCGATCCCGCACTCCTCGGGACTTGGACACTCCAGCAGATGTATGTCCAGGGTTCGGGCGATCCTATCACTGCATTCAACGTCCCGATCACCGCGACATTTGACAATCAGAGCAATTTGTACGGAAACGGCGGTTGTAATAACTATAACGGGGCATACACCCTCTCCGGGGGGACGAACGAATTCGGAAAAGATATCCGGATCGGTCCCCTGATCAGCACGCTGATGTATTGTGAGTCAACCAGCAGCACTGAGTCCATGTATCTCGGGATAATGAATAGTGCGACGAGTTATGCGGTGCCGAACCCCCAGACCCTCTCGATCAGGGACCCCTCCGGAAACACTCTCGTATTCACGATGTAG
- a CDS encoding ATP-binding cassette domain-containing protein gives MRVVFEDTGFSRDLFAVRASGSFPEGVHLVSGPVGSGKTTLALAATGLRSPERGKIVREGVTKFTLSQQFPEYHVTGTTLKEEIAGWGIEPDAILEKTGFSGQGSRDPFSLARGELKRVHLACVFAGDWDLLVLDEPFSGLDCREKTRIASEIGLLKAKIVIIFTHEQTIFPRVDRVWEIRDGSLEDLGTFPEAFLQWKGAPPILRTLREKGVIPRNLTGKDLLEAACRM, from the coding sequence ATGCGGGTTGTCTTTGAGGACACCGGGTTCTCAAGGGACCTCTTCGCGGTCCGGGCATCCGGATCCTTTCCCGAGGGGGTCCACCTCGTATCGGGCCCGGTGGGGTCGGGAAAAACGACGCTTGCCCTCGCTGCAACGGGATTGAGATCGCCGGAGAGAGGGAAGATAGTCCGGGAGGGCGTGACGAAGTTCACGCTCTCCCAGCAGTTCCCCGAGTATCATGTCACCGGAACAACGCTGAAGGAGGAGATCGCGGGATGGGGTATCGAACCTGATGCTATCCTGGAAAAAACGGGGTTCTCCGGACAGGGCTCGAGAGACCCGTTCAGCCTGGCGAGGGGAGAACTGAAACGGGTGCATCTCGCCTGCGTCTTTGCGGGGGACTGGGATCTCCTGGTACTCGACGAACCTTTCAGCGGTCTGGACTGCCGGGAAAAAACGAGGATCGCGAGTGAGATAGGGTTGCTGAAGGCGAAGATCGTGATCATCTTCACCCACGAACAGACGATCTTCCCCCGCGTCGACCGCGTATGGGAAATTCGTGATGGATCACTGGAAGATCTGGGCACGTTTCCGGAAGCGTTCCTGCAATGGAAAGGGGCGCCCCCGATTCTTCGCACACTTCGTGAAAAAGGCGTGATCCCACGTAATCTGACGGGGAAGGATCTTCTGGAGGCCGCATGCAGGATGTAA
- a CDS encoding acetyl-CoA carboxylase biotin carboxylase subunit, producing the protein MKYFEKVLVANRGEIAIRVMRACRELNIETVGIYSTADKDALHVKYADEAFPAGEAPPSKSYLNMERIVDIARKSGSEAVHPGYGFLAENYKFAKLCQDEGITFIGPSWKTIRSMGSKIESKKTMKDAGVPVLPGTEGGVKDPESAKSIAAEIGYPVIVKASAGGGGIGMQIAHDEKALEDAITAGMRIAESAFGDATVFVEKYLVKPRHIEFQILSDEHGNCIHLYDRECSIQRRHQKLVEEAPCPIMTPELREKMAESAIAVARASDYTNAGTVEFLYAAGDYYFMEMNTRLQVEHTVTELITGLDIVKRQLSIAAGEPLPLEQDDVSIRGHAIECRINAEDPLNNFTADPGKILRYRSPGGPGMRVDSGIHMGYTIPPNYDSMIAKLCAWGMNRQEAIERMRRAIYEYVIIGVKTTIPLHHAIMHNQHFVDGNTHTHFLQEEHIAKTLARYVREEETRIHTLAASLRGGKQTAAVTAAVTAYLASQQKKQ; encoded by the coding sequence ATGAAATACTTCGAGAAAGTACTTGTCGCCAACCGGGGAGAGATCGCCATCCGCGTCATGAGGGCGTGCCGGGAGTTAAATATCGAGACCGTGGGGATCTACTCCACCGCGGACAAGGATGCGCTCCATGTGAAGTATGCCGACGAGGCGTTTCCCGCCGGGGAAGCCCCCCCCTCGAAGAGCTACCTCAACATGGAAAGGATCGTGGATATCGCCCGCAAATCGGGCAGCGAAGCGGTCCATCCCGGCTATGGGTTCCTCGCAGAGAACTATAAATTCGCAAAACTCTGCCAGGATGAAGGTATTACTTTCATCGGGCCTTCCTGGAAGACGATCAGGTCCATGGGCTCCAAGATCGAGAGCAAGAAGACCATGAAGGACGCCGGAGTGCCGGTCCTCCCCGGGACCGAGGGTGGGGTCAAGGACCCCGAATCGGCCAAATCCATCGCCGCAGAGATCGGGTACCCGGTTATCGTGAAAGCGAGTGCCGGAGGCGGCGGGATCGGCATGCAGATCGCTCACGACGAGAAGGCCCTGGAAGACGCGATAACTGCAGGGATGAGGATCGCGGAATCAGCATTCGGCGACGCCACGGTCTTTGTGGAGAAATACCTGGTCAAACCGAGGCATATTGAGTTCCAGATCCTCTCGGATGAACACGGCAACTGCATCCACCTGTACGACAGGGAGTGCTCTATCCAGAGAAGGCACCAGAAACTTGTAGAAGAGGCTCCCTGCCCCATTATGACCCCGGAACTCCGGGAGAAGATGGCGGAGTCCGCGATTGCCGTGGCCAGGGCATCGGATTATACCAATGCGGGCACCGTCGAGTTCCTCTACGCGGCCGGGGATTATTATTTCATGGAGATGAACACCCGGCTGCAGGTGGAGCATACGGTGACCGAACTGATCACCGGTCTCGATATCGTGAAGCGACAGCTTTCCATCGCGGCCGGGGAGCCCCTGCCTCTTGAGCAGGACGATGTGAGCATACGGGGGCACGCGATCGAGTGCCGGATCAATGCCGAGGACCCCCTCAACAATTTCACTGCCGACCCGGGGAAGATCCTCCGCTACCGGTCTCCGGGCGGCCCGGGAATGAGGGTCGATTCAGGTATCCACATGGGATATACGATCCCGCCGAATTACGACTCGATGATCGCCAAGTTGTGTGCATGGGGGATGAACCGACAGGAGGCTATCGAGCGGATGAGGCGTGCGATCTACGAGTACGTGATCATCGGGGTCAAGACCACTATCCCGCTCCATCACGCGATCATGCACAACCAGCATTTCGTGGATGGGAACACCCACACCCATTTCCTTCAGGAGGAACACATCGCAAAGACTCTGGCGAGATATGTCCGCGAGGAGGAGACGAGGATCCATACCCTCGCCGCATCGCTCCGGGGCGGAAAACAGACCGCAGCGGTCACCGCGGCGGTCACCGCCTATCTGGCGAGCCAGCAGAAAAAACAGTAA
- a CDS encoding pyruvate/oxaloacetate carboxyltransferase: MSVANHKVLITDTTLRDAHQSLIATRLKTDDMIVLAKQIDSIGFFSVEAWGGATFDSSIRYLAEDPWERLQLLKQELTRTPIQMLLRGQNLVGYRHYPDDVVDKFVEQAYKNGVDIFRVFDALNDIRNMTESMKMVKKMGAHLQGTISYTTSPVHSTEKFIQMAEELYALDCDSICIKDMAGLIMPDAARDLIRGIKDAIDIKVDLHSHSTSGIAPMSYQAAVEAGVDILDTAMSPFALGTSQPPTESVVAALKGTPRDTGIDLLALRDVRNTCRSLREKYQGLLNPISERVDSDVLIYQLPGGMISNLVSQLQEQDALERMPEVYQEIPRVREDLGYPPLVTPTSQIVGTQAVMNVLLGGERYRNVTKEVKDYVRGLYGRSPAPISEKIKKLIIGDEPVITVRPADLLEPVYEKMKTQAVADGLVRKEEDVLTYILYPAIAPSFLRGERKVEEIPVPQKPSSAPVEIPRSMEVEVDGEIFNVRIISIEGSATAVAVPAGEKIPRGEIKGGVKSNMQGMVLEVAVRRGEEVKKGDVLLVLEAMKMENPIHSPVDGKVSEIFVDVGDVVQNGDVLMVVE, from the coding sequence ATGAGTGTTGCGAACCATAAAGTACTGATCACAGATACTACCCTGCGGGATGCGCATCAGTCTTTGATCGCCACACGGCTGAAGACTGACGATATGATCGTCCTTGCAAAACAGATCGACAGCATAGGCTTCTTTTCCGTTGAGGCGTGGGGTGGGGCAACCTTTGATTCGAGCATCCGGTATCTCGCCGAAGACCCCTGGGAGCGCCTCCAGCTGCTCAAGCAGGAACTTACAAGGACCCCTATCCAGATGCTCCTTCGCGGCCAGAACCTCGTAGGGTACCGTCATTATCCCGACGATGTCGTAGACAAATTCGTGGAACAGGCCTACAAGAACGGGGTGGACATCTTCCGGGTATTCGACGCCTTAAACGATATCCGGAACATGACCGAGTCGATGAAGATGGTGAAGAAGATGGGGGCACACCTCCAGGGCACTATCTCGTATACCACAAGCCCGGTCCATTCCACTGAAAAGTTCATCCAGATGGCAGAGGAGCTCTATGCCCTCGACTGCGATTCCATCTGTATCAAAGATATGGCGGGGCTCATCATGCCCGATGCCGCACGGGACCTGATCAGGGGGATCAAGGACGCTATCGACATAAAAGTGGACCTTCACAGCCATTCTACCAGCGGAATCGCGCCGATGAGTTACCAGGCGGCGGTGGAAGCGGGCGTGGATATCCTGGACACCGCGATGTCGCCGTTCGCCCTGGGAACTTCCCAGCCGCCGACTGAGAGCGTGGTGGCGGCGCTCAAGGGAACCCCTCGTGATACCGGGATCGATCTCCTCGCACTGAGAGATGTGCGGAACACCTGCCGTTCGCTCCGGGAAAAGTACCAGGGGCTGCTCAATCCCATTTCAGAACGGGTTGACAGCGACGTTCTGATCTACCAGCTCCCCGGTGGGATGATCTCGAACCTGGTTTCACAGCTCCAGGAGCAGGACGCACTGGAACGGATGCCGGAGGTATACCAGGAGATCCCACGTGTAAGGGAGGATTTGGGATATCCCCCCCTCGTCACACCCACCTCCCAAATCGTGGGGACCCAGGCCGTGATGAACGTCCTCCTTGGCGGAGAGCGGTACCGCAACGTGACCAAGGAGGTCAAGGACTACGTACGGGGACTCTACGGGAGGTCGCCGGCACCAATCTCGGAGAAGATAAAAAAACTCATAATCGGTGACGAACCGGTCATCACCGTCCGGCCCGCAGACCTGCTCGAACCCGTCTACGAGAAGATGAAGACACAGGCCGTTGCCGACGGGCTGGTCAGGAAAGAGGAAGATGTCCTTACCTACATCCTTTACCCGGCGATAGCGCCGTCATTCCTCCGCGGCGAGCGGAAAGTGGAAGAGATCCCTGTCCCGCAGAAACCATCCAGTGCCCCCGTCGAAATCCCCCGGTCCATGGAAGTCGAGGTGGACGGGGAGATCTTCAATGTCAGGATTATCTCCATTGAGGGAAGCGCCACGGCAGTCGCGGTTCCTGCGGGAGAGAAGATCCCCCGCGGGGAGATCAAAGGCGGGGTCAAGTCCAACATGCAGGGGATGGTCCTCGAGGTTGCGGTGCGGAGAGGGGAGGAGGTCAAAAAAGGAGACGTCCTGCTCGTCCTGGAAGCCATGAAAATGGAAAACCCCATTCACAGCCCTGTCGACGGGAAAGTGAGCGAAATATTTGTCGACGTGGGTGACGTGGTCCAGAATGGCGACGTGCTCATGGTGGTGGAATGA
- the trpD gene encoding anthranilate phosphoribosyltransferase: MIRGALARVTEGTDLLPSEADRVMRDIIEGAATPAQVGALLAGLRVKKESFGEILSFAGVLRELSVPLMVADPNRIVDTCGTGGDGAGTFNISTASAIVAAGAGIPVVKHGNRGVSSRCGSSDVMAALGVTVNITPEKASQVLEKAGMVFLFAPLYHPSLARVSGIRGELGIKTVFNLLGPLANPAGAKNQVLGVFDPALTNTLARVLRCLGVGRAMVVHGNGMDEITTTGPTMVAELAGGEIREYSISPDDFGIPCAEPGQLRGGTATENAAIIRGILAGDRGPARDVVLMNAGAAIYLGGGAASLGEGIHAAAHSIDTHNAMRVLETLVIETGGAS; encoded by the coding sequence ATGATCCGTGGAGCGCTGGCGCGGGTGACGGAGGGAACTGACCTGCTTCCCTCAGAGGCCGACCGGGTGATGCGGGACATCATTGAAGGAGCGGCGACCCCCGCCCAGGTGGGAGCGCTCCTCGCAGGTCTACGGGTTAAAAAAGAATCATTCGGCGAGATCCTCTCGTTTGCAGGGGTGCTCAGGGAACTTTCGGTACCGCTCATGGTCGCAGACCCCAACCGTATCGTCGACACGTGCGGGACAGGGGGGGACGGTGCGGGAACATTCAACATCAGCACCGCCTCGGCCATTGTTGCCGCGGGGGCAGGCATTCCGGTGGTCAAACACGGAAACCGGGGGGTAAGCAGCAGGTGCGGGTCATCGGATGTAATGGCCGCCCTGGGAGTCACCGTGAATATCACCCCGGAAAAGGCCTCACAAGTACTGGAAAAAGCAGGGATGGTATTCCTGTTCGCTCCCCTTTATCATCCCTCGCTCGCGAGGGTATCAGGGATCCGCGGGGAACTTGGTATAAAGACCGTATTTAACCTGCTCGGGCCTCTTGCCAACCCCGCCGGGGCCAAAAACCAGGTCCTCGGGGTATTCGACCCTGCATTGACGAACACGCTGGCCCGGGTCCTCCGGTGTCTGGGGGTCGGCCGAGCAATGGTGGTGCACGGCAACGGAATGGACGAGATCACCACCACCGGCCCGACAATGGTCGCAGAACTTGCCGGGGGGGAGATACGGGAGTATTCGATCAGCCCGGACGATTTCGGGATTCCGTGTGCGGAGCCGGGGCAACTCCGGGGTGGCACTGCCACCGAGAATGCCGCGATCATACGCGGTATTCTCGCCGGGGACCGCGGACCTGCGAGGGACGTCGTTCTCATGAACGCAGGGGCCGCCATATACCTCGGCGGGGGGGCTGCAAGTCTCGGGGAAGGGATTCATGCGGCTGCACATTCAATAGATACTCACAATGCGATGCGGGTCCTCGAGACCCTGGTCATTGAGACCGGGGGTGCCTCATGA
- a CDS encoding phosphoribosylanthranilate isomerase — MADAFAESGQGPGGIRIRVKICGITREEDILLAVEAGASAVGIVMCSDSPRSVHSEQAGILLDNAGPLTVTVIVTHTRDMEDIDSIIGLNPCALQISHPFPDLRGRGVKIIRSIRPGERIPDDCDALVVDASQGKGLPYDPVYARKVVERSTVPVILAGGLTPANVAGAIREVRPYAVDVATGVESRPGIKDPEKVRAFMRACFGGTL, encoded by the coding sequence ATCGCTGATGCGTTCGCCGAGTCCGGCCAAGGCCCTGGAGGGATTCGTATTCGGGTAAAGATCTGCGGGATAACCAGGGAGGAGGATATACTCCTTGCCGTAGAAGCGGGTGCATCGGCAGTCGGCATCGTGATGTGCAGCGATTCTCCGCGTTCGGTACACTCCGAACAGGCCGGGATCCTGCTCGATAACGCGGGTCCGCTGACCGTGACGGTCATAGTTACCCATACACGGGATATGGAGGATATCGACAGTATCATCGGACTCAACCCCTGCGCTCTCCAGATCTCCCACCCCTTCCCGGATCTCAGGGGCAGAGGGGTGAAGATTATCCGGTCGATACGCCCCGGCGAACGAATCCCGGATGACTGTGATGCATTGGTAGTGGATGCGAGCCAGGGAAAAGGACTGCCCTACGACCCGGTCTATGCACGGAAGGTGGTGGAACGCTCGACAGTTCCGGTAATCCTTGCCGGCGGGCTTACTCCTGCCAACGTCGCCGGGGCCATCCGGGAGGTGCGTCCCTATGCGGTCGACGTTGCGACCGGGGTCGAGTCACGCCCGGGTATAAAAGACCCGGAAAAGGTGCGGGCTTTCATGCGTGCATGTTTCGGGGGAACACTATGA
- the trpA gene encoding tryptophan synthase subunit alpha, with protein MSRIERTFSTAGRPVFIGYLVAGDPDYEQSLEAARTMLDAGVDILEIGMPFTDPLADGPTIQQAHQRALEHGMTQENVFRMAATLRREYQSPIVLLVYANHLYARGIPDFYRSAASAGVDGILVVDLPLEESEEAQRAAEEQGIDHIFLVAPTTKGPRLNATMERASGFIYLISVLGITGARNELSPQVLDLVRRTARASRIPVAVGFGISKPEHIAPLFAAGAGAIIVGSAIVDIIGRDAGRNLPGFITAMRNACDACAPKE; from the coding sequence ATGAGCAGGATCGAACGGACTTTTTCCACCGCGGGGCGACCGGTATTCATCGGCTACCTGGTGGCGGGAGACCCGGATTACGAACAATCCCTGGAAGCGGCCAGGACGATGCTCGATGCCGGGGTGGATATCCTGGAGATCGGGATGCCGTTCACCGATCCCCTGGCTGACGGCCCTACGATTCAGCAGGCCCACCAGAGGGCGCTGGAACACGGTATGACCCAGGAAAATGTCTTCCGGATGGCGGCAACGCTCCGAAGGGAATACCAGTCACCCATAGTCCTTCTGGTCTATGCAAACCACCTCTACGCCAGGGGAATACCGGACTTCTATCGGAGCGCCGCGTCAGCAGGTGTCGACGGGATCCTGGTGGTGGATCTCCCCCTTGAAGAATCGGAAGAGGCCCAGCGGGCGGCAGAGGAACAAGGAATAGACCACATCTTTCTGGTTGCCCCCACAACGAAGGGACCCCGGTTGAATGCCACCATGGAACGGGCGTCGGGGTTCATTTATCTCATCTCGGTGCTGGGGATCACCGGGGCCAGGAATGAACTCTCCCCGCAGGTCCTCGACCTGGTGAGGAGGACCGCCCGTGCTAGCCGGATACCCGTCGCCGTCGGGTTCGGGATATCGAAACCTGAGCATATTGCCCCCCTCTTCGCTGCAGGGGCCGGGGCGATCATCGTCGGTTCTGCAATTGTCGATATCATCGGGCGTGATGCAGGGCGCAACCTCCCCGGTTTCATTACCGCGATGCGGAACGCCTGCGACGCATGTGCCCCGAAAGAATAG
- the trpB gene encoding tryptophan synthase subunit beta yields MKKGRFGDYGGQYVPETLMSALEELDDAYARFVKDQDYQQILSRYLTEYAGRPTRLTFCENLSRQLGCNIYLKREDLLHGGAHKINNTLGQALLARFMGKKRLIAETGAGQHGVATAIAGAALGLPVEVYMGATDVARQKLNVFRMQLLGAKVIPVETGSRTLKDAINEALRDWVANVQETHYLIGSVVGPHPFPQMVRDFQSVIGEEARAQMLEQQGCLPDAVIACVGGGSNAIGIFHPFLKDRVDLHGVEAGGKGLDGNEHGASLCAGRRGVLHGALSYLLMDGDGQILPTHSVSAGLDYPGVGPEHSMLKDSGRVCYHAVTDDQALDAFFLLSRTEGIIPALESSHAVAYAVELAAQCSRDDTLIINLSGRGDKDVGEVARLRGVA; encoded by the coding sequence ATGAAAAAAGGACGTTTCGGAGATTATGGAGGGCAATATGTGCCCGAGACCCTGATGAGCGCACTGGAAGAGCTTGATGATGCATATGCCCGGTTCGTAAAAGATCAGGATTACCAGCAGATTTTATCCCGGTACCTGACCGAGTATGCGGGGAGACCTACCAGGCTCACGTTCTGCGAAAACCTTTCCCGGCAGCTCGGCTGTAATATCTACCTCAAGCGGGAGGATCTCCTCCACGGGGGTGCGCACAAGATCAACAACACCCTCGGGCAGGCGCTCCTTGCCCGGTTCATGGGAAAAAAACGGCTTATTGCGGAGACCGGTGCAGGGCAGCACGGGGTGGCCACCGCCATCGCGGGTGCGGCACTCGGGCTGCCGGTCGAGGTTTATATGGGAGCGACGGACGTTGCCCGGCAGAAGTTGAATGTATTCCGTATGCAACTGCTCGGTGCGAAGGTCATCCCGGTTGAGACCGGGAGCAGGACCCTCAAGGATGCCATAAACGAGGCGCTCCGAGACTGGGTGGCCAACGTGCAGGAGACCCACTACCTGATAGGTTCGGTGGTAGGGCCGCACCCATTCCCGCAGATGGTCCGGGATTTCCAGTCCGTTATCGGGGAGGAGGCCCGGGCCCAGATGCTCGAGCAGCAGGGCTGTCTTCCCGATGCGGTGATTGCCTGTGTCGGGGGGGGTTCCAATGCCATAGGAATCTTCCATCCGTTCCTGAAGGACCGCGTGGATCTTCACGGTGTCGAGGCGGGGGGAAAAGGGCTCGACGGCAATGAACACGGGGCTTCGCTCTGTGCAGGACGCAGGGGGGTCCTCCACGGGGCCCTCTCCTATCTCCTCATGGACGGGGACGGCCAGATACTCCCCACCCACAGCGTCTCGGCCGGGCTGGATTATCCCGGAGTGGGGCCTGAACACAGTATGCTCAAGGATAGCGGGAGGGTATGCTACCATGCCGTCACGGACGATCAGGCCCTTGACGCATTCTTCCTCCTCTCCCGCACGGAAGGGATCATCCCCGCCCTGGAATCCTCCCACGCCGTAGCCTATGCGGTCGAACTCGCAGCGCAGTGCTCCCGGGACGACACTCTCATCATCAACCTTTCCGGGCGGGGTGACAAGGACGTGGGTGAGGTTGCCCGGTTGCGGGGGGTGGCATAA